A single region of the Puniceicoccales bacterium genome encodes:
- a CDS encoding phosphoglycerate kinase — protein sequence MRILTVKDVNLSSKRVLVRVDFNVPMDKSGEISDDTRIVAALPTIKYLIEVGAKVILISHFGRPNGEKNKKFSLAPVAEALSKKLGNPILFLNDCIGENVQKAVMNLQDGDVVLLENVRFYAEETKNDEDFSKKLANLAEAFVNDAFGTAHRAHASTTGVTKFLSPCVAGFLVEKELKFLGEKTSNPERPFTVILGGAKVSDKISVIDALLDKANAMIIGGAMAYTFLLANGHTVGASLVERDKMDVALAAIKKAQEKGVKLLLPLDSVVTDQVDFDGRTVGELKVVGEDIPDGLTGVDIGPKTIDLYKNIVAESQTVLMNGPLGIFEIEACSNGTIEIAKAIARSNLTSIIGGGDSVKAVKKSGFANDVTFISTGGGASLEFLEGKDLPGIAALDRG from the coding sequence ATGCGGATTCTTACAGTAAAAGATGTTAATTTGTCCAGCAAGCGCGTGTTGGTAAGGGTGGATTTTAATGTTCCCATGGATAAAAGTGGCGAGATTTCTGATGACACAAGGATTGTTGCTGCTTTGCCGACCATAAAATATTTGATCGAGGTGGGTGCAAAAGTAATACTTATTAGCCATTTTGGCCGGCCGAATGGTGAAAAGAATAAAAAATTTTCCCTGGCTCCGGTGGCGGAAGCTTTGTCGAAAAAGTTGGGAAACCCGATACTGTTTTTGAATGATTGTATTGGCGAAAATGTTCAGAAAGCCGTTATGAATTTGCAGGATGGTGATGTGGTACTCCTTGAAAATGTGAGATTTTATGCCGAGGAAACCAAAAATGACGAAGATTTTTCTAAAAAATTGGCCAATTTAGCCGAAGCTTTTGTCAACGATGCCTTTGGTACAGCCCATCGTGCCCATGCATCTACGACCGGAGTCACAAAATTTTTATCTCCCTGTGTGGCCGGATTTTTAGTGGAAAAAGAACTTAAGTTTTTGGGCGAGAAGACTTCTAACCCCGAACGACCTTTTACAGTAATTTTAGGTGGAGCCAAGGTCAGTGATAAGATTTCCGTGATAGATGCGTTGCTGGACAAGGCCAATGCTATGATCATTGGTGGAGCGATGGCCTACACTTTCCTGCTGGCCAATGGTCACACTGTCGGGGCAAGTTTGGTTGAGCGTGACAAAATGGATGTGGCTTTGGCCGCAATCAAAAAGGCCCAGGAAAAGGGCGTTAAGTTGTTGCTTCCGTTGGACTCTGTGGTCACTGATCAGGTTGATTTCGATGGTCGTACCGTTGGCGAGTTGAAGGTTGTTGGCGAAGATATTCCGGATGGTTTGACGGGTGTTGATATTGGTCCGAAGACCATTGATCTTTATAAAAATATTGTGGCCGAATCTCAAACTGTGCTCATGAATGGCCCGTTGGGAATTTTTGAAATAGAGGCCTGTTCAAATGGTACGATCGAAATTGCTAAGGCAATTGCTCGTAGCAACTTAACGTCAATAATAGGTGGAGGAGATTCGGTTAAAGCCGTTAAAAAAAGTGGTTTTGCCAATGATGTTACATTCATAAGTACCGGTGGCGGTGCGAGTCTGGAGTTCTTGGAAGGCAAAGACTTACCTGGTATAGCGGCATTGGATAGAGGATAA
- the ligA gene encoding NAD-dependent DNA ligase LigA has protein sequence MSDQFSQVEQRKRVAILNRLKKLSDEIARHDLLYYRDSRPEISDFEYDCMKVELESLEKLLGSMEKTEKYSQKIGDDSSPGFIARSHLSKMFSLDNTYNLTDVKHFDEKIRRKICYDDVTYVVEPKIDGVAINLIYRDGNLLYALTRGDGIRGDDVTENIMTIDNFPKKIDHSNGFVEFRGEVFIRNDIFEKTNEHRIKNGEEPFANPRNLASGTVKLLDASVVAERKLSIILYGVGHCDGMSYGTQVNVLEDLEQRGFPVHDAYFLATGLDEVYEKIEKLGSIKATFGYQTDGAVLKINDLKYHNQLGWTAKSPRWAFAYKFSPHQVESVVKSISLQVGRSGIITPVADLSPVFLSGTMVSRATLHNEDEIRRKDIRLGDTVVVEKAGEIIPAILEVNLAKRDAASLPFVFPKNCPSCGSTLEKSDGDVFWKCKNFNCTDQVREKILHFVSRSAMDIHQLGSAIVTKFMSAKLIENVGHIYELKIQHIISVDNFGLKSSENLLAAIEASKHRDLYRLIYGLGIPSVGLQTAKDLALRFNSMDALMRAPFGELLAVPRIGEVTANDIINFFSLEQVGRVIESLRNHGVNFLRL, from the coding sequence ATGTCGGACCAATTTAGCCAAGTTGAACAGCGAAAACGTGTTGCAATTCTGAATCGGCTCAAAAAACTCAGTGATGAAATTGCCAGACATGATCTATTGTATTATAGGGATTCGCGGCCAGAAATATCGGATTTCGAGTATGATTGCATGAAAGTCGAGCTGGAGAGTTTGGAAAAATTACTGGGCTCAATGGAAAAAACAGAAAAATATTCGCAAAAAATTGGTGATGATAGCAGTCCAGGTTTTATAGCGAGGAGTCATCTGTCAAAAATGTTTAGTTTGGATAATACCTATAATCTTACCGATGTGAAGCATTTTGATGAGAAGATTAGGCGTAAAATTTGTTATGACGATGTTACCTATGTCGTTGAGCCAAAGATAGATGGCGTTGCAATAAACTTGATTTATCGGGATGGAAATCTGCTCTATGCCCTTACCCGAGGCGATGGGATCCGAGGCGATGATGTTACGGAAAATATCATGACTATCGATAATTTTCCTAAAAAAATAGACCATTCCAATGGTTTTGTAGAATTTCGTGGCGAGGTTTTTATCCGCAACGATATTTTTGAAAAAACCAACGAGCATAGAATAAAAAATGGAGAAGAGCCTTTTGCCAACCCAAGAAATCTTGCATCGGGTACAGTAAAATTGCTTGATGCCAGTGTTGTGGCGGAACGAAAGCTAAGCATAATTTTGTATGGCGTAGGGCATTGTGATGGAATGAGTTACGGCACACAAGTGAATGTTTTGGAGGATTTGGAGCAGAGAGGTTTTCCGGTCCATGACGCATATTTTCTAGCCACAGGTTTGGATGAGGTTTATGAAAAGATAGAAAAATTAGGCTCGATAAAAGCTACTTTTGGTTATCAAACCGATGGTGCAGTATTGAAGATCAATGACTTAAAATATCATAACCAATTGGGATGGACTGCCAAGTCTCCGAGATGGGCCTTTGCCTATAAATTTTCTCCCCATCAGGTGGAGTCAGTGGTCAAGTCCATATCGCTGCAAGTTGGCAGAAGCGGGATTATCACGCCGGTGGCGGATCTTAGTCCTGTATTTCTCTCTGGCACAATGGTTTCGCGAGCAACACTCCATAATGAGGATGAGATAAGGCGCAAGGATATTCGCCTGGGAGATACGGTGGTGGTGGAGAAGGCCGGCGAAATAATTCCGGCAATTTTAGAGGTCAACCTGGCCAAGCGCGATGCGGCATCATTGCCTTTTGTTTTTCCCAAAAATTGTCCAAGCTGCGGATCGACGCTGGAAAAATCCGATGGCGATGTTTTTTGGAAATGTAAAAATTTTAATTGTACTGATCAGGTCCGTGAAAAAATTTTGCATTTCGTGTCCAGAAGTGCCATGGATATTCATCAACTTGGGTCAGCTATTGTGACTAAGTTTATGTCTGCCAAGCTGATAGAAAATGTTGGCCACATATATGAATTGAAAATACAGCACATCATTTCCGTTGATAATTTTGGGCTAAAATCTTCGGAAAATCTCTTAGCCGCCATAGAAGCCAGCAAACATCGGGATCTTTATCGACTAATCTATGGACTTGGTATCCCGTCGGTTGGTCTGCAAACAGCTAAGGATCTGGCTCTTAGGTTCAATTCTATGGATGCGCTGATGAGGGCACCTTTTGGCGAATTGCTGGCAGTGCCCAGGATTGGCGAAGTAACGGCCAATGACATAATAAATTTTTTTTCGTTGGAGCAGGTTGGTCGTGTGATTGAATCTCTGCGAAACCATGGTGTTAATTTTTTGAGGCTGTGA
- the ruvX gene encoding Holliday junction resolvase RuvX, whose translation MNFIGIDYGEKRIGLSFGDDELRIAVPFKPILYTDPMDALSILTSLITERKIDRVIVGYPINMDDSIGFKAMEVNGFVAKLKKMIDVPVEYMDERLTSVQALEDLGHMARGRSVKSRLENRHSGAIDSAAAAIILQDYLDLLESREL comes from the coding sequence GTGAATTTTATTGGAATAGATTACGGAGAAAAGAGAATTGGTTTGAGTTTTGGTGATGATGAATTACGTATCGCTGTGCCGTTCAAGCCTATACTGTACACAGACCCGATGGATGCGCTTTCTATTTTGACGAGTCTTATTACCGAGCGCAAAATTGATCGAGTAATTGTCGGCTATCCGATCAATATGGACGATTCCATTGGCTTCAAGGCGATGGAGGTTAATGGCTTTGTGGCCAAATTAAAAAAAATGATTGATGTTCCGGTAGAGTATATGGATGAGAGACTTACTTCTGTTCAGGCCCTGGAGGATTTAGGTCATATGGCCAGGGGGAGGTCAGTGAAGTCCAGGCTTGAAAATAGGCATTCCGGGGCGATTGATTCGGCTGCGGCGGCAATAATCTTGCAGGATTACCTGGATTTGTTGGAGTCCAGGGAGTTATGA